Proteins from one Homalodisca vitripennis isolate AUS2020 chromosome 3, UT_GWSS_2.1, whole genome shotgun sequence genomic window:
- the LOC124356930 gene encoding GTP:AMP phosphotransferase AK3, mitochondrial, with the protein MNTFRAIILGAPGSGKGTISARIVRKFDIVHVSSGNLLRQNIAIGSKLGLEAKKYIDAGKLVPDEIMFNVITSELKKYSKENWLLDGFPRTRNQAEKLYEREPVNVAINLIVPFDIIIERIKGRWIHLPSGRVYNTDYNAPKVPGKDDVTGEPLIQRKDDQPEAVQKRLEVYEATFNPILEFYKSEGILEEFKGKTSDEIWPYVFKLLSTHLTPEVQESILQLQIIKKKIAGKDKYVSRN; encoded by the exons ATGAATACTTTTAGAGCCATAATTTTAGGAGCTCCTGGGTCTGGGAAAGGTACTATATCTGCAAGGATTGTTAGAAAATTCGACATAGTTCATGTGTCAAGTGGAAATCTTTTAAGACAGAATATAGCTATTGGTTCAAAATTAGGATTGGAAGCAAAAAAATACATAGACGCTGGTAAATTGGTACCTGATGAAATTATGTTTAATGTCATCACAAGTGAGCTCAAGAAATACTCAAAAGAAAATTGGTTGTTAGATGGTTTTCCTCGAACTAGAAATCAAGCCGAGAAGCTATATGAAAGAGAACCTGTCAATGTTGCAATTAACCTTATTGTACCATTTGATATCATTATTGAACGAATTAAAGGTAGGTGGATCCATCTACCCAGTGGCCGAGTATATAACACTGACTATAATGCTCCTAAAGTTCCAGGAAAAGATGATGTTACAGGTGAGCCATTAATTCAAAGGAAAGATGATCAGCCAGAAGCAGTTCAAAAGAGACTTGAAGTTTATGAAGCAACTTTCAACCCTATTCTTGAATTTTACAAAAGTGAGGGAATATTGGAAGAGTTTAAAGGGAAGACGTCTGACGAAATTTGGCCTTAcgtatttaaacttttatctaCACACCTTACGCCTGAGGTTCAAGAAAGCA tattacAACTACAGATTATAAAAAAGAAGATAGCGGGAAAAGATAAATATGTTTcaagaaattaa